Proteins from a single region of Streptomyces spinoverrucosus:
- a CDS encoding sigma factor-like helix-turn-helix DNA-binding protein — MPPTHEPPPAGHDFATYARTHWSRLVVTARLLTDDPGAAEELVRRTLVRMCARWRRVPRNDVDFHVRRCLVRVHLRRPRGRRAARRRTVLVLRVWEGLADAEIAQLLGCSVGAVRAHARHALRASGADTGRLREAYARTVEDLTPSEVPLADLQARGGVRRRRRVAVASAVCAALLTPVALLAADQLGGGGERDGTSGAGAEGGACSTTSPIRVVAPGERVTAGPGVRVWLTADGGHWSVPVAVPRDDSHLPLDEPGVSVRADTVEGGFFLSGLFRGLRGDPCRVEVGTGDGRVTARVLVLAGSPGWGLWYASAPLPKEDVRTLLFGGGDERIVTVYDASGKVAAQSAREWWRI, encoded by the coding sequence GTGCCCCCCACCCACGAACCGCCCCCCGCCGGCCACGACTTCGCCACCTACGCCCGGACGCACTGGTCCCGGCTGGTCGTGACCGCGCGGCTGCTCACCGACGACCCCGGGGCGGCGGAGGAACTGGTGCGGAGAACGCTGGTGCGGATGTGCGCGCGGTGGCGCCGCGTTCCGCGCAACGACGTGGATTTCCACGTGCGGCGCTGTCTGGTGCGGGTCCACTTGCGCCGGCCGCGTGGACGGCGGGCCGCGCGGCGGCGGACCGTGCTGGTGCTGCGGGTCTGGGAGGGGTTGGCGGACGCGGAGATCGCCCAGTTGCTGGGCTGTTCGGTGGGCGCGGTACGTGCCCACGCCCGGCACGCACTGCGGGCGTCCGGCGCCGACACCGGGCGACTGCGCGAGGCGTACGCCCGTACCGTCGAGGACCTCACCCCGTCCGAGGTGCCACTGGCCGACCTCCAGGCCCGGGGCGGCGTACGGCGGCGGCGCCGTGTCGCCGTGGCCTCGGCCGTCTGCGCGGCGCTGCTCACGCCTGTCGCCCTGCTCGCCGCCGACCAACTCGGGGGCGGCGGGGAGCGGGACGGGACGTCGGGGGCCGGGGCGGAGGGCGGCGCCTGTTCGACGACGAGCCCGATCCGGGTCGTCGCTCCGGGCGAGCGGGTGACCGCCGGGCCGGGAGTGCGGGTGTGGCTCACGGCCGACGGAGGGCACTGGTCGGTGCCCGTGGCCGTCCCGAGGGACGACAGCCACCTCCCGCTCGACGAACCGGGCGTCTCCGTGCGGGCGGACACCGTGGAGGGCGGGTTCTTCCTGTCCGGCCTCTTCCGCGGCCTGCGCGGCGATCCGTGCCGCGTCGAGGTCGGAACCGGCGACGGCAGGGTCACCGCGAGGGTCCTCGTCCTGGCGGGCAGCCCGGGCTGGGGCCTCTGGTACGCGAGCGCGCCGCTGCCCAAGGAGGACGTGCGGACGCTCCTCTTCGGGGGCGGGGACGAGCGGATCGTCACCGTGTACGACGCGTCGGGCAAGGTCGCCGCACAGTCGGCCCGGGAGTGGTGGCGGATATGA